Proteins encoded within one genomic window of Streptomyces taklimakanensis:
- a CDS encoding SRPBCC family protein: protein MPLVRIERRTRMSAEEAWRRLTDWERHARHVPFTRITVLTTPPTRVGTRFTARTGVGGAGFDDPMEVVRWEPPSAGRPGRCRVEKRGRVVLGWAETEVSPEADGALVVWSEEVRLRGAPRPLDAPTAWVGRLLFGRVVSGLLDR from the coding sequence ATGCCTCTGGTCCGGATCGAGCGGCGGACCCGGATGTCCGCCGAGGAGGCGTGGCGCCGACTGACCGACTGGGAGCGCCACGCCCGCCACGTCCCGTTCACGCGGATCACGGTCCTCACCACGCCCCCCACCCGGGTGGGCACGCGCTTCACCGCGCGCACGGGTGTCGGCGGCGCCGGTTTCGACGACCCCATGGAGGTCGTCCGTTGGGAGCCGCCCTCGGCGGGGCGTCCCGGGCGCTGCCGGGTGGAGAAGCGGGGGAGGGTCGTCCTCGGCTGGGCCGAGACGGAGGTGTCGCCCGAGGCGGACGGGGCGCTGGTGGTGTGGAGCGAGGAGGTGCGGTTGCGGGGCGCGCCGCGTCCGCTGGACGCGCCCACGGCGTGGGTGGGGCGTCTGCTGTTCGGACGCGTGGTCTCGGGATTGCTGGACCGCTGA
- a CDS encoding TetR/AcrR family transcriptional regulator — MSDHPAPGLRERKKTATRAALVEAAVRLAAEHGAENVTVEAISQAAGVSPRTFFNYFDSRDDAFLLADPEAGRRVQRAVLDAPAHLSPLEAVRDALEAELADMERHHELWRLRARVLHRSPHLLANSLGTHMADERMLASAVARRTGAGDGLAADTGDEPGDPGPDAPLGLYPRLLAATAAIAVRVAIQHWSVSGEPDAFRDVFRRVFAQLAAGLDAPAP, encoded by the coding sequence ATGTCCGACCACCCCGCGCCCGGGCTGCGCGAACGCAAGAAGACGGCCACGCGCGCCGCGCTGGTCGAGGCGGCCGTGCGGCTGGCCGCCGAGCACGGGGCGGAGAACGTCACCGTGGAGGCCATCAGCCAGGCCGCCGGGGTCTCGCCGCGCACCTTCTTCAACTACTTCGACAGCCGTGACGACGCCTTCCTCCTGGCCGACCCCGAAGCGGGCCGGCGGGTGCAGCGGGCCGTGCTCGACGCGCCGGCCCACCTGTCGCCGCTGGAGGCCGTGCGCGACGCCCTGGAAGCCGAACTGGCCGACATGGAGAGGCACCACGAACTGTGGCGGCTCCGGGCCCGGGTGCTGCACCGTTCGCCACACCTGCTCGCGAACAGCCTGGGCACGCACATGGCGGACGAACGCATGCTGGCCTCGGCCGTCGCCCGACGGACGGGCGCGGGGGACGGGCTCGCCGCGGACACGGGGGACGAGCCCGGCGATCCGGGCCCGGACGCCCCCCTCGGGCTGTACCCGAGACTGCTCGCGGCCACGGCGGCCATCGCCGTGCGCGTCGCCATCCAGCACTGGAGCGTCTCGGGAGAGCCGGACGCGTTCCGCGACGTCTTCCGCCGCGTGTTCGCGCAGCTCGCCGCCGGACTCGACGCGCCCGCGCCCTGA
- a CDS encoding MDR family MFS transporter, translated as MTDRQILQAMSGLMAGMFVAVLAGTVVANALPRIITDLGAGQSVYTWVVTSELLAMTATVPLWGKLSDLYNKKLLLQLSLGMFVVGSLLAGFSQGAGLLIFSRVVQGIGAGGLTALAQVVMAAIVPPRRLGRYAGIFGAVFAVGTVIGPLVGGVMVDTSWLGWRWCFFIGVPFALLAILLLQRTLSLPTIRRDAKVDYLGAFLLVAGVCALLIWTSLAGNRFDWASWQTAALTGGGVLLLVLAVYVEARVPEPVVPLGIFRNRTVTLTTIAGLFVGVAMFGGTVFLSQYFQLALGKSPTVAGLMSLPMIGGLLVSSTVAGQIISATGRWKVYLVAGAAIMTAGLGLLSTIDVDTGFGELSLYMATLGVGVGMLMQNLVLAAQNDVAASDLGAVTSVLSFFRSMGGTIGTSVLGAVLAHRVTDEMGRGLEALGVDPADGAASQGGGDVHAGGAVPDVARLPEPVREVVEHAYAVATADLFLLAAPFALLAFVAVLFVKEKPLKTTSGMQRLAEENGSSQAEAPAAAPTH; from the coding sequence ATGACCGACCGCCAGATACTCCAGGCCATGTCCGGCCTGATGGCCGGGATGTTCGTCGCCGTCCTGGCGGGCACCGTGGTGGCCAACGCGCTGCCGCGCATCATCACGGACCTCGGCGCCGGCCAGTCCGTGTACACCTGGGTCGTCACCTCCGAACTGTTGGCGATGACCGCGACCGTGCCCCTGTGGGGCAAGCTGTCCGACCTGTACAACAAGAAGCTGCTGCTCCAGCTCTCGCTCGGCATGTTCGTGGTGGGCTCGCTGCTCGCGGGCTTCTCGCAGGGAGCCGGCCTGCTGATCTTCAGCCGCGTCGTGCAGGGCATCGGCGCCGGTGGTCTGACGGCCCTGGCCCAGGTCGTCATGGCCGCGATCGTCCCGCCCCGCAGGCTGGGTCGGTACGCGGGGATCTTCGGCGCGGTCTTCGCCGTGGGCACCGTGATCGGACCGCTCGTCGGCGGTGTCATGGTGGACACCTCCTGGCTCGGCTGGCGCTGGTGCTTCTTCATCGGCGTGCCCTTCGCCCTGCTGGCGATCCTGCTGCTCCAGCGCACCCTGTCCCTGCCGACGATCCGCCGTGACGCGAAGGTCGACTACCTCGGCGCGTTCCTGCTCGTCGCCGGTGTCTGCGCGCTGCTGATCTGGACCTCGCTGGCGGGCAACCGGTTCGACTGGGCCTCCTGGCAGACGGCGGCCCTGACCGGCGGCGGCGTCCTGCTGCTGGTCCTCGCGGTGTACGTCGAGGCCCGGGTGCCCGAGCCGGTCGTCCCGCTGGGCATCTTCCGCAACCGGACCGTCACCCTGACCACGATCGCCGGCCTGTTCGTGGGCGTGGCGATGTTCGGCGGCACCGTCTTCCTCTCCCAGTACTTCCAACTCGCCCTGGGCAAGTCGCCCACGGTCGCGGGCCTGATGAGCCTGCCGATGATCGGCGGTCTGCTCGTGTCGTCCACCGTGGCGGGGCAGATCATCAGCGCCACCGGGAGGTGGAAGGTCTACCTCGTCGCGGGGGCCGCCATCATGACGGCGGGACTCGGGCTGCTGTCCACCATCGACGTGGACACCGGGTTCGGCGAGCTGAGCCTCTACATGGCCACGCTCGGCGTCGGCGTCGGCATGCTGATGCAGAACCTCGTGCTGGCCGCGCAGAACGACGTGGCGGCCTCCGACCTGGGGGCGGTCACCTCCGTGCTCTCCTTCTTCCGCAGCATGGGCGGCACCATCGGCACCAGTGTGCTGGGCGCGGTGCTCGCGCACCGGGTCACGGACGAGATGGGCAGGGGGCTGGAAGCCCTGGGCGTCGATCCGGCGGACGGCGCCGCGTCCCAGGGCGGCGGTGACGTGCACGCCGGGGGCGCCGTGCCGGATGTCGCGCGACTGCCCGAGCCGGTCCGGGAGGTGGTGGAGCACGCCTACGCGGTGGCCACCGCCGACCTGTTCCTGCTCGCCGCGCCGTTCGCGCTGCTCGCGTTCGTGGCGGTGCTGTTCGTCAAGGAGAAGCCGCTGAAGACGACCAGCGGCATGCAGCGCCTGGCGGAGGAGAACGGGTCGTCACAGGCGGAGGCCCCGGCGGCCGCCCCGACCCACTGA
- a CDS encoding DeoR family transcriptional regulator produces MASTERLRRITDAVRGAGRLSVAELAELTGASEMTIRRDLDVLAGQGVLERYRGGASSLLLRGEEPPFALRADERQDAKRRIAAEVAELIADGESVVLDSGTTCLEVARALAGRRLTVTPLSLHAANALADTPGPRLLLPGGEPRPGELALTGPLTEASLAALRFDTAVLGCCGLSAGDGMTAYDLADAAVKRAAVASARRVVAVADATKFSRTALALVAPASALDAVVTEEGAPDDETDALAAAGVTVRKV; encoded by the coding sequence GTGGCGAGCACAGAGCGACTGAGGCGCATCACCGACGCCGTGCGCGGGGCCGGACGGCTGAGCGTGGCGGAGTTGGCCGAGCTCACCGGCGCCTCGGAGATGACCATCCGTCGCGATCTGGACGTCCTCGCCGGCCAGGGCGTCCTGGAGCGCTACCGGGGCGGGGCCAGCAGCCTGCTGCTGCGCGGCGAGGAGCCCCCGTTCGCGCTGCGGGCCGACGAGCGGCAGGACGCCAAGCGGCGCATCGCGGCCGAGGTCGCCGAGCTGATCGCCGACGGCGAGTCGGTCGTCCTGGACAGCGGCACCACCTGCCTGGAGGTGGCCCGCGCCCTGGCGGGGCGGCGGCTGACCGTCACACCGCTGTCCCTGCACGCCGCCAACGCGCTGGCCGACACCCCGGGACCGAGGCTGTTGCTGCCCGGTGGGGAACCGCGTCCGGGGGAGCTGGCGCTGACCGGCCCGCTGACCGAGGCGTCACTGGCCGCGCTGCGCTTCGACACCGCCGTCCTCGGCTGTTGCGGGCTGAGCGCCGGCGACGGCATGACCGCGTACGACCTGGCCGACGCCGCGGTCAAGCGCGCCGCGGTCGCCTCGGCCCGCCGGGTCGTCGCCGTCGCCGACGCGACCAAGTTCTCCCGCACCGCGCTCGCCCTCGTCGCACCGGCCTCGGCGCTGGACGCCGTGGTGACGGAGGAGGGCGCCCCCGACGACGAGACCGACGCGCTGGCCGCGGCCGGCGTGACCGTGCGGAAGGTGTGA
- a CDS encoding MFS transporter: protein MDRALRPARLVTFVYFALNGFLMGLWIVHIPAVEDRAGVGHAVLGWLLLLLGAGAFAGMQLTGPLADRFGARKVVPVSAALCSAALVLPGAAGDVWTLGAALLLFGFGNGCLDVAMNAHAVQVERGYRRPVMSAFHAVFSVGGVLASLVGARTLSWGWSTVETLAGASVLGLLVAVLAAPALLPQESTGAPRESSAGGRGARRATPARIWALAALALMLMLCEGVANDWSALAMRDVLGASDATAALAYGAFATAMTVGRLLADPVAARFGPVVIVRHGAVLAAAGLTAVVFSPGIPLALVGWTLFGIGLSGCVPQLFSAAGHADPEAAGANVSRVAGLGYLGMLAGPAVIGPLTRLVPLNLAFLLPVALCVVAACAAGTLRTGSGATGERPADEGMPVRERTVS, encoded by the coding sequence ATGGACAGAGCCCTGCGGCCCGCTCGACTGGTCACCTTCGTCTACTTCGCTCTCAACGGCTTCCTGATGGGCCTGTGGATCGTCCACATCCCGGCCGTGGAGGACCGGGCCGGGGTCGGGCACGCCGTGCTGGGGTGGCTGCTGCTCCTGCTCGGCGCCGGAGCCTTCGCGGGCATGCAGCTGACCGGACCGCTCGCCGACCGCTTCGGCGCCCGCAAGGTGGTGCCGGTGAGCGCGGCGCTGTGCAGCGCCGCGCTGGTCCTGCCCGGAGCGGCCGGAGACGTCTGGACGCTGGGTGCGGCCCTGCTGCTGTTCGGCTTCGGCAACGGCTGTCTGGACGTCGCCATGAACGCCCATGCCGTCCAGGTCGAACGCGGCTACCGGCGGCCCGTCATGTCCGCCTTCCACGCGGTGTTCTCGGTCGGCGGAGTGCTCGCCTCGCTCGTCGGGGCCCGTACGCTCAGCTGGGGCTGGAGCACGGTCGAGACCCTCGCCGGGGCGAGCGTGCTCGGGCTGCTCGTCGCCGTCCTCGCCGCCCCCGCGCTGCTGCCGCAGGAGTCCACCGGGGCGCCGCGGGAGTCCTCGGCGGGCGGCCGCGGCGCCCGCCGCGCGACGCCGGCGCGCATCTGGGCCCTGGCCGCCCTCGCGCTGATGCTGATGCTCTGCGAGGGCGTCGCCAACGACTGGAGCGCGCTGGCCATGCGGGACGTCCTGGGCGCGTCCGACGCCACCGCGGCTCTCGCCTACGGCGCCTTCGCCACCGCCATGACCGTCGGACGCCTGCTCGCCGATCCGGTGGCCGCGCGCTTCGGCCCGGTCGTCATCGTCCGCCACGGCGCCGTCCTGGCCGCCGCCGGTCTGACGGCGGTGGTGTTCTCCCCGGGGATCCCCCTGGCCCTGGTCGGTTGGACGCTCTTCGGCATCGGGCTGTCGGGGTGCGTCCCCCAGCTCTTCAGCGCCGCGGGCCACGCCGACCCGGAGGCCGCCGGTGCCAATGTCTCCCGGGTGGCCGGCCTCGGCTACCTCGGGATGCTCGCGGGGCCCGCCGTCATCGGGCCGCTCACCCGTCTCGTCCCGCTGAACCTCGCCTTCCTGCTGCCGGTGGCGTTGTGCGTGGTGGCCGCCTGCGCGGCCGGGACGCTGCGGACCGGATCCGGGGCGACCGGGGAGAGGCCCGCCGACGAGGGGATGCCCGTCCGCGAGCGGACCGTGTCCTGA
- a CDS encoding 2'-5' RNA ligase family protein, with amino-acid sequence MIAHPSPHGRTLAGVRTVELLLDDTADRAVREAWRHLAAAGLPSQAGHPHPTNRPHLTLATVETLPAAARERVEDALTALPVPFRLEGLLRFGGRVRVLAWAVRPTPELLRVHRSVWRALESSPGAGPSNPLHAPGRWIPHITLGRSRRPVWEAPDELLLPVPPGGGPRGRFTGARSYDTVTRAVEILTPR; translated from the coding sequence GTGATCGCCCACCCCTCCCCGCACGGCCGTACGCTGGCGGGTGTGCGCACCGTGGAGTTGCTGCTCGACGACACGGCCGACCGGGCCGTGCGGGAGGCGTGGCGACACCTGGCCGCGGCCGGGCTGCCGAGTCAGGCCGGGCACCCCCACCCGACGAACCGGCCCCACCTCACCCTGGCCACGGTGGAGACGCTCCCGGCCGCCGCGCGGGAGCGGGTGGAGGACGCGCTGACCGCGCTGCCGGTGCCGTTCCGTCTGGAGGGGCTGCTGCGGTTCGGCGGGCGCGTGCGCGTACTGGCCTGGGCGGTGCGTCCCACCCCCGAACTGCTGCGCGTGCACCGATCGGTATGGCGGGCGCTGGAGAGCTCCCCGGGGGCCGGCCCGTCGAACCCGCTGCACGCGCCGGGGCGCTGGATCCCGCACATCACCCTGGGTCGCAGCCGTCGACCGGTGTGGGAGGCGCCCGACGAGCTGCTGCTGCCCGTTCCGCCGGGTGGGGGACCGCGGGGCCGGTTCACCGGTGCCCGCAGCTACGACACCGTCACCCGCGCCGTCGAGATCCTCACACCGCGCTGA
- a CDS encoding CBS domain-containing protein yields MRVREHMVSPPEAVTPDTTARQAALRMRSGEIGCLLVVADGELRGIVTDRDLVVRCLAGDASPDTPVSELMTSPVVAVGTAEDVTTAYRAFHDSGVRRLPVLDGRGRVVGVLSVDDLLLDVLRRMGDLLGPVARTVLREPPGP; encoded by the coding sequence ATGAGGGTACGCGAGCACATGGTCTCTCCCCCGGAGGCGGTGACACCGGACACCACCGCCCGGCAGGCCGCGCTCCGCATGCGCTCGGGGGAGATCGGCTGCCTGCTGGTCGTGGCGGACGGCGAACTGCGCGGGATCGTCACCGACCGCGATCTGGTGGTGCGGTGCCTGGCCGGGGACGCCTCCCCCGACACCCCGGTGTCGGAGCTGATGACGTCGCCCGTGGTGGCGGTGGGAACGGCCGAGGACGTCACCACCGCCTACCGCGCGTTCCACGACTCCGGCGTGCGGCGGCTGCCCGTACTGGACGGACGCGGACGCGTCGTGGGCGTACTGAGCGTCGACGACCTGCTCCTGGACGTCCTGCGACGCATGGGCGACCTGCTCGGCCCGGTGGCCCGGACGGTGCTGCGGGAGCCGCCCGGACCGTGA
- a CDS encoding magnesium and cobalt transport protein CorA, with the protein MECVIYGEGTDRVRQVDCGEPAGAGRTVSKHLRELDEGEFAWVRLDSPTERELADLTEEMGLHPLAVEDAVQAHESPKGERYGDVLAVALRTLWYIESASEVETGEVMVFLGPRFALTVRHGWADPTTEAARRLAADPERSSFGPAAVLHAVLDVVVDSYTDAAAKVRTDLTDLERCVFSSSRDDVTEQIYTLKREVLEFRDAVRPLVPVVREFVTGSRSLWPHDALPYFRDVVDHLHRADAEVRSLDELLNSVLDAHLARVGTWQNDDMRRISAWAAIFAVPTVFTGLYGMNFRHMPELHWSFGYPLAVGVMVTASALLYRSFRRNGWL; encoded by the coding sequence ATGGAGTGCGTGATTTACGGGGAAGGGACCGACCGGGTCCGACAGGTCGACTGCGGCGAGCCCGCCGGGGCAGGCCGGACGGTGTCGAAGCATCTGCGGGAGCTGGACGAGGGGGAGTTCGCGTGGGTCCGCCTGGACTCGCCCACCGAGCGCGAACTGGCCGATCTCACCGAGGAGATGGGACTGCACCCGCTGGCGGTGGAGGACGCGGTGCAGGCCCACGAGAGCCCCAAGGGCGAACGGTACGGCGACGTGCTGGCGGTGGCGCTGCGGACGCTGTGGTACATCGAGAGCGCCTCGGAGGTGGAGACGGGGGAGGTGATGGTCTTCCTCGGACCGCGTTTCGCCCTCACCGTCCGGCACGGGTGGGCGGACCCCACCACCGAGGCCGCCCGCAGGCTCGCCGCCGACCCGGAGAGGTCGTCCTTCGGTCCCGCCGCGGTGCTGCACGCCGTCCTCGACGTGGTGGTGGACTCCTACACCGACGCGGCCGCCAAGGTGCGCACGGACCTGACCGATCTGGAACGGTGCGTCTTCTCCTCCTCGCGCGACGACGTCACCGAGCAGATCTACACCCTCAAGCGGGAGGTGTTGGAGTTCCGCGACGCGGTCCGCCCCCTGGTACCGGTGGTGCGCGAGTTCGTCACCGGCTCCCGCTCCCTGTGGCCGCACGACGCGCTGCCGTACTTCCGCGACGTGGTGGACCACCTGCACCGTGCCGACGCCGAGGTCCGGTCCCTGGACGAGCTGCTCAACTCCGTGCTGGACGCCCATCTGGCCCGGGTGGGCACCTGGCAGAACGACGACATGCGCCGCATCTCGGCGTGGGCCGCGATCTTCGCCGTGCCCACCGTGTTCACCGGTCTGTACGGGATGAACTTCCGGCACATGCCCGAACTCCACTGGTCCTTCGGCTATCCGCTGGCGGTCGGGGTGATGGTGACGGCCTCGGCCCTGCTCTACCGTTCCTTCCGCCGCAACGGGTGGCTGTGA
- a CDS encoding DUF3662 domain-containing protein: MRALKRWGRKAGHPKRALLARVLPREPAELSDALRRECDDHLVVLGHSRVVAPNAYEVELPTAVYEKLARRGRRVGQDLADTLARHGENRKYEWAGPLAVRVTTGEDLPDGHYRVTSSATPNVRVGAFADHGEPDS, translated from the coding sequence ATGAGAGCGTTGAAGAGGTGGGGGCGGAAGGCCGGACACCCCAAGCGTGCGCTGTTGGCCAGGGTCCTGCCCCGGGAGCCGGCGGAGCTGTCGGATGCCCTGCGGCGCGAGTGTGACGACCACCTCGTGGTGCTCGGGCACAGCCGTGTGGTCGCCCCCAACGCCTACGAGGTCGAACTCCCCACCGCGGTGTACGAGAAGCTGGCCCGGCGCGGTCGTCGAGTGGGTCAGGACCTGGCCGACACCCTGGCCCGCCACGGCGAGAACAGGAAGTACGAGTGGGCCGGGCCCCTCGCCGTCCGTGTCACCACCGGCGAGGACCTGCCCGACGGGCACTACCGCGTGACCAGCAGTGCCACGCCCAACGTCCGCGTCGGCGCCTTCGCCGACCACGGCGAGCCCGACTCCTGA
- a CDS encoding MmcQ/YjbR family DNA-binding protein: MIDADDVRRIALSLPESAEKEAWNMPTFRVAGKMYVTVPDDETSIAVRCPRYEREELIAAEPEKFWVPPHEAGSAWVRVRLAALEDLAELRDVLVDSWRQAAPDRLRDAHPELVPGSGASSPS, from the coding sequence ATGATCGACGCCGACGACGTCCGCCGCATCGCACTGTCCCTTCCCGAGTCCGCGGAGAAGGAGGCCTGGAACATGCCCACCTTCCGGGTGGCCGGAAAGATGTACGTCACCGTGCCCGACGACGAGACCTCCATCGCGGTGCGCTGCCCCCGGTACGAGCGCGAGGAGTTGATCGCGGCCGAGCCGGAGAAGTTCTGGGTCCCTCCGCACGAGGCGGGTTCGGCGTGGGTACGGGTACGGCTGGCCGCCCTGGAGGACCTGGCGGAGCTGCGCGACGTCCTCGTCGACTCCTGGCGGCAGGCGGCGCCCGACCGGCTCCGTGACGCGCACCCCGAGCTGGTGCCGGGCTCCGGGGCGAGCAGTCCGTCCTGA
- a CDS encoding pyridoxal-phosphate dependent enzyme produces MRNPSPVSLEDVRDAAERIRGVAHRTPVLRSRTLDDLVGAEVHLKCENLQRVGAFKFRGAYNTISRLSPEQLARGVAAYSSGNHAQAVALAARELGTTAVVLMPEDTPRSKREATAGYGAEVVTYDRYTGDRVALGEALAAERGLTLVPPYEHPHIIAGQGTAALELIEEVGELDALVAPVGGGGLIAGSSTAAKGLLPGIRVIGVEPEAGDDTRRSLAAGERVSVPVPRTVADGLAAEIPGELTFSVNRRLVDEIVTVTDDQVRDGMRFLFERLKTVVEPSGAAAPAALLAGRIGDLPPRVGVILSGGNVAARRFAELCGE; encoded by the coding sequence ATGAGGAACCCTTCCCCGGTCTCCCTGGAGGACGTCCGCGACGCCGCCGAGCGGATCAGGGGAGTGGCGCACCGCACCCCCGTGCTGCGCTCGCGCACCCTGGACGACCTCGTCGGCGCGGAGGTCCACCTCAAGTGCGAGAACCTCCAGCGCGTCGGGGCGTTCAAGTTCCGCGGCGCCTACAACACGATCTCCCGGCTCTCCCCCGAGCAACTCGCCAGGGGCGTGGCGGCGTACTCCTCGGGCAACCACGCCCAGGCCGTGGCCTTGGCGGCACGGGAGTTGGGCACCACCGCGGTGGTGCTGATGCCCGAGGACACCCCTCGCTCCAAGCGGGAGGCCACCGCCGGGTACGGCGCGGAGGTCGTCACCTACGACCGTTACACCGGCGACCGGGTGGCCCTCGGCGAGGCGCTCGCGGCCGAGCGCGGACTGACGCTCGTCCCGCCCTACGAGCACCCGCACATCATCGCCGGGCAGGGCACCGCCGCGCTGGAGCTGATCGAGGAGGTGGGCGAACTCGACGCGCTGGTGGCCCCGGTCGGCGGCGGCGGTCTGATCGCCGGCAGCTCCACGGCCGCCAAGGGCCTGCTGCCCGGGATCCGGGTGATCGGTGTCGAGCCGGAGGCCGGCGACGACACCAGGCGCTCCCTGGCGGCGGGCGAGCGGGTCTCCGTCCCCGTGCCGCGCACCGTCGCCGACGGACTGGCCGCCGAGATCCCCGGAGAGTTGACCTTCTCCGTCAACCGGCGGTTGGTGGACGAGATCGTCACGGTCACCGACGACCAGGTGCGCGACGGGATGCGGTTCCTCTTCGAGCGTCTGAAGACCGTGGTGGAGCCCAGTGGCGCCGCCGCTCCCGCCGCCCTGCTCGCCGGCCGGATCGGCGACCTGCCGCCCAGGGTGGGGGTGATCCTGTCGGGCGGCAACGTCGCCGCCCGGCGCTTCGCCGAACTCTGCGGGGAGTGA
- a CDS encoding RNA polymerase sigma factor SigF, with translation MTATTISRTKADRGAQEPAERNGTGLPQVATELPQVTDPHKIAPKDARALSKLFFDRLAVLEEGTPEYQYARNTLIEMNMSLVRYAAGRFRNRGDDMEDIVQVGMIGLIKAIDRFELSREVEFTTFAVPYIVGEIKRFFRDTSWAVHVPRRLQEARVELARATEELSTRLGRAPKVSELAALMNLSEEEVIEARLASNGYQSASLDAAVGGSEEGETALADFIGADDPGMELVENFHALAPLIEELGERDRRIIHLRFVEELTQSQIGERLGCSQMHVSRLLSRVLARLREGMLATN, from the coding sequence ATGACGGCGACGACGATCTCGCGTACGAAGGCCGACCGGGGTGCGCAGGAGCCTGCCGAGCGGAACGGCACCGGGCTTCCCCAGGTCGCCACCGAGCTTCCGCAGGTCACCGACCCGCACAAGATCGCGCCGAAGGACGCGAGGGCGCTGTCCAAGCTCTTCTTCGACCGCCTGGCGGTGCTGGAGGAGGGCACGCCCGAGTACCAGTACGCGCGCAACACGCTGATCGAGATGAACATGTCGCTGGTGCGATACGCGGCCGGCCGGTTCCGCAACCGCGGCGACGACATGGAGGACATCGTCCAGGTCGGCATGATCGGCCTGATCAAGGCCATAGACCGGTTCGAGCTCTCCCGTGAGGTGGAGTTCACCACCTTCGCCGTCCCCTACATCGTGGGCGAGATCAAGCGCTTCTTCCGCGACACCTCCTGGGCGGTGCACGTTCCGCGCCGGCTCCAGGAGGCCCGCGTCGAACTCGCGCGCGCCACCGAGGAGCTGAGCACCCGGCTCGGCCGGGCCCCCAAGGTCAGCGAGCTGGCCGCGCTGATGAACCTCTCGGAGGAGGAGGTCATCGAGGCGCGCCTGGCCTCCAACGGCTACCAGTCCGCCTCGCTGGACGCCGCCGTCGGCGGCAGCGAGGAGGGCGAGACGGCGCTGGCGGACTTCATCGGCGCCGACGACCCGGGCATGGAGCTGGTGGAGAACTTCCACGCCCTGGCACCGCTCATCGAGGAACTGGGCGAGCGGGACCGCCGGATCATCCACCTGAGGTTCGTCGAGGAGCTCACACAGTCCCAGATCGGCGAGCGGCTCGGCTGCTCCCAGATGCACGTCTCGCGGTTGCTGTCCCGGGTCCTGGCCAGGCTGCGCGAGGGCATGCTCGCCACGAACTGA